The DNA segment AAGAAAGAGCATTCCTAGGCATTGATAACCTGCCAGGAAGTTTAGCTGATGCGTTAAAAGCTTTAGAATCAGGAGAGATCGCTTCAAAAACATTAGGTCAGCACGTCTATAGTGAGTATGTTTCTATGAAGAAAGCGGAATGGGATAGTTACCGTACAGCAGTTCATGCTTGGGAAATTGATAACTATCATACTAAATTCTAAATAAAAAAGCAGGGTAGTTCAGGCTGAACGATAAACTTTTTGTCAACAGCCTCAGTGTCCCTGCTTTTTTTAATTGACTATGCTAAAGGTCGATGTTGATTTTATAACTTGTTGATTATATTGAAAATCAACATCCTAGTTAAAAATGATTACTTTTAATAAGTCGAATTTTCGGAAAAAGATTGACTCCGTACAACAACCGTGATATAAACACAATAAGATATTTTAGTACGTAAAAGCGTAAAAGGTAAATTGATAAAAATGGGACAAACAGGGGGATTAATTATCATGGAACAACATTCCAAAATTTTAGACTGTACTATTCGTGACGGAGGCTTAGTTAACAATTGGGATTTTAGCGTTGAATTTGTTCAAGACTTGTATAATGGTTTAAGTGAAGCGGGAGTGGAATACATGGAGATTGGCTACAAGAATTCTCCTAAGCTTCTTAAAGCAACTGAACCCAATCCATGGAGATTTCTTGATGATAACTTTCTCAAAGAAATTATTCCTGTGAAAAAGTTCACGAAGCTATCAGCTCTTGTCGATATTGGGCGGGTTGATCCCAATGACATACTACCCCGTGAGCATAGTGTTTTAGACATGATTCGAGTTGCTTGCTATATTCGAGAAGTAGATAAGGGCTTAGAGCTTGTACAAATGTTTCATGATTTGGGATATGAAACTTCACTAAACATTATGGCTTTATCAAGTGTCCCCGAGCAACAGCTTATTAAAGCGTTTGAATTGGTGAAGGAAAGTCCTGTTGATGTAGTATATATCGTTGATTCTTTTGGAAGCTTGGACCCCACTGATATTGAGCACCAAGTAAAAAAGTTTAAAGCGATGGTACCTAACAAGCAACTTGGAATTCATACACATAACAACATGCAGTTAGCGTTCGCTAATACATTAACTGCAATCCGAAATGGGGTTACCTTTCTTGATTCTTCTGTTTATGGCATGGGGCGTGCGGCTGGTAACTGTAACACTGAGCTGCTCGTTAGTTACATCCAGAAATCAAGCTATGAGATTAAACCTGTTCTTGGCGTAATTGAAAAGCACATGCTTGAAATGCGTCAAAAGTGGGAATGGGGCTATATCATTCCTTATATGATTTCTGGTGTACTTAATGAACATCCACGTGTCGCCATGGCTTATCGTGATAGTACCGATCGTGATAAGTTTGTAGATTTTTATGACAAAGTGACATCGCCCGAAGTATCTGTGGCAACAGCTACGAAATAGGTCAGCCTGTTAAGAACTCTTATCAATGTGGATAAAGCACAAAGATATACTATCAAAAACGTCCTTAGGGGCGTTTTTTAAATCACTCATGTGAACAATTTCACAAAACGTTCAATATTAGGTTGGATATGAATTTGATTTATCCTGTATATTAACACTATAGTCACATTGTTTATATAACTAGGGGGATTACTGATGAAAAAGATATTTCAGATACTATTAATAGTAGGACTTATAATGACACCTTTTTTTGCACAAGCTCATGTGAAGTGGTTCACAAATGTTACTCCACATAAAGAGTCTATTGAACATATACTTTCTCCGATGTTTTTATTTTTTACATTACTTGCAGCTGTTGTTTTAGCCACATTAACATTGATTATTCCAAAAATGGCTGAATGGGGCCCAGTGAAAAAAATGGAGGATCGCCTTTCTAGTTTAAGAAAGTATTCTCGATATTTATTAAAATACGGAACAGCCATTGCGCTAATGATTCAAATGATAAATGGAACACTATTTGCTCCTGAGTTCCATGTCACTAATACATTCATTACCGTAATAACGTGGGTTACCATTGGATTTTTATTGATTCCGCATCATATCTCAACTAAAATTGGTGCTTCTATTCTCTTAGGTTTATTTATTTATGTAACCATCCATCATGGAATTTTCTATATGCTAGACTACGGATTTTATGTAGCAATCATAGGTGTACTATTAGTGGGAAGTACTAAGCTTGAGAAGGCGGGGTTCCCATTTCTCTATCTGGGTACAGGATTATCGCTTAGCTGGGTTGCCGTTGAAAAATGGGTGTATCCAGGTATGGCATTAGATATTGTCGCTAACCACCATGTGCCTACATTTGGCTTTGAACCAGGATTATTTGTTGTTATGGCAGCTTTTATCGAATTTGTCGTAGGGTATTTATTAGTTGTGGGTATTTTAAATCGGGTGCTAGGTTTTGTGGTAACCGGGATTTTTATCTCAACAACGATGCTCTTTGGAATGACAGAAGTGATCGGCCATTTTATGATTCACATTGTTTTAATCATTTTCATTATTGAGGGTGTTTCATTCTATAACCCACCAATTAAAATGCATAAAACAAAAACAGATCAATTTATCTTTGTATTCTTAAACTTCATTTTTGTTTTAGCGACCTTTTTATTGATTTACTACCGCTTTGCATAAGAATCTTTAGTTAAGAATTTTCAAATAATTATTTAACAAATAAGGGCAACTCATGTATAATGTTTTAAACAATGATTGCGAGGTCCTTGCCCATGAACTCCTATATTAAAAATCAAATCGAATTATTTCAAGAAAAGAATAAGAATCGTGGATGTCTATTAGTTAGTTGCCCCGATCAACCAGGTATTGTTTCAGCCATATCAAAATTCTTGTTTTCATATAATGCAAATATTATTGAATCAAGTCAATATTCAACCAATCCTGAGGGAGGAACATTTTTCATTCGTATTGAATTTGAATGCCCGGGTCTAAAGGAAAAAGCGAAAGAAATTGAAAAACAGTTTGCAGAAATTGTTGATAAGTTCTCAATGAAATGGAATTTTACCCATGTATATCATGTGAAAAAAGCTGCAATCTTTGTATCAAAAGAACTGCATTGTTTGCTTGAGCTTTTATGGGAATGGCAAAGTGGAGATTTGATGACTGACATCGCACTTGTCATAAGCAATCATGAAAACGCAAGAGAGGTTGTCGAAGGGTTAAATATACCGTTTTATTATGTTCCAGCAAATAAAGAGATTCGCGGACAAGCCGAAGAAAGACAACTTCAACTATTAAGAGAGTATGAGATTGATTTCGTTGTATTAGCACGTTATATGCAGATCTTATCACCGAAGTTTGTTGAGGGAAATCCAAATAAAATTATTAATATTCACCATTCATTTTTACCAGCCTTTGTTGGTGCTAGGCCCTATGAAAGAGCATTTAATCGCGGTGTAAAATTAATAGGAGCGACCTCTCATTATGTTACCAATGACCTTGATGAAGGACCGATTATTGAACAGGATATTAGTCGTGTCGATCACCATGATAATGTTGAAAGCCTTAAAAAAATTGGTAGGAAAATTGAAAGAAGCGTGTTGGCTAGAGCGGTAAAATGGCATATAGAAGACCGTATTATTGTTCATCAAAATAAAACGATCGTTTTCTAAGAATCCCTATTTATAGGGATTTTTTTGATTAGGTATACTATTTGTGTCCTGCAGTTAATAATTCCATATTACATCTCACTTACCCATGTCTATGCATTACTTATCTATGAATATAGAGGGTCAATTTTACACAAAGTAAACTTGATTAAACTAGATTTAAGGTAAGGAGATACTTGATGCAAAACTTTTTAAAACCACCAGCACTATTAGTTCTGGATGTTCAAGTGGGTTTTGATGATCCATATTGGGGGAAACGCAATAATTTGCAGGCGGAGGACAATATCCTAAGGTTGCTAACAGAATGGCGGAAGAAGAAATGGCCGGTTATCTATTCACAACATTTATCCCTGTTGTCCTACTCACCACTTAACTATAAGAATAAGGATGGAACGGAGTTTAAAGCGAGTATTCGACCAATAGCAGGAGAAATGGTTTTTCAAAAAAACGTTAATAGTGCATTTATCGGAACACAACTGGAAACCTATTTACATGGTCAACAAATCAAATCGGTTGTGATTACAGGTCTTTCTACACAACATTGTGTTTCAACTACTACTCGAATGAGTGCGAACTTAGGATTCGATACTTACATGATTGAAGACGCCATTGCTGCATTTGAAATTACAGATCACAAAGGGGTTAAGCATTCCGCTGATGAAATACACAAAATAGAATTAGCTACGCTAAATAAAGAGTTTGCTACTATATTAACTACCGATGAATTTATTACACAGCTATTAAATAAAGCGCAAGATTGATGCTTGCGCTTTCTATATATATAAGGCTATTCTTTTTCTATAAATTGATGAAAAGGACATTTTGATAAAGAGGAGTCATCATCTCGTAAAAAATATTGTCTCCACTCAAAATTGTCTTCCAGACCATAGCTATTTAAATCAGGATGAATATCGATAGAATCATAGGTTTCCAGTCTTTTTCGAACCTGTGATTTAATATTTTTTGCAAAAGCCACGTTCTTATTAAAATTCCTTAATACCCATCTAGGTGTGATGGCTAACATGAAAAAATCAAAATGTCTGCTTCTTCTATTCATATGGGAAGGTGTCGCGCAATACATAAAATACTGTTCTCCGTTAAAACAGAACTCCCAAATAGGATTATGCGGGTCATACGGAATTTGATTAGGCCATTCCATATCATCTATGTCACTTAAGCCACTCAATTGTTCCCAAAATAATTGTTCAAACATTTCAACAGTATATGTTTCCTTTAAATCGTTCGGAGTCTCATAAAAAATGATTAGAGATGTAAAATCACCAAACTCTTTAGATGACTTCGTGTAGTCGCTTAATAACAATGCAACCTCATCAGTCGTAGCTGAACGCCTTGGGTCACCGACAAACCCATATCGTAATTGGTTTGTTGAATAGCCAATGGTGGCAGGTATACATGGAAATAGTCGTTCTTTATCTTTTATTTTCTCTTGGAATTTCCCTAATACAGTTTTTTTCCATTGTTGGAGTTGGTTTCGTGATGCGGGGGCATCTTTGAATAGTTTGCTTATTATAATCACCTCCTAATGGCTTATACAGTATATTCATGTTGAGATTAGGGGGGTGAATGTCCTATACAATATGGGCTGTGGCAGAATTCTTTGAAAGGATATACAATGGATAGGTGTAATGAAAGAGTGTTTTTCGGGCATTTATGATTTATAGATGGAACAACTGTATGGGGGAACGGATTATGGTAGTTGTAAAATCAGTAAAAATTGATGGTGAGGGCATTCACGTATTTAAAAGTGCAATATATATTTTTGAAACAGGTTCGAACTTCACTTTAGAACTGAATCTAATTGTAAGTGAGATTGTTGTTAAAAAATATAAAAAGGAAGAGACACTCATTATCGAGGTAGAATTAGATGATGGTAGAGTCATACATTCAATCATGCATGTTAAAATCCTCTCAGGTGGATTACCACAGCTTAATTTATTCTGCGAACTGGATGACTTTGAGGAGTATAAAGATTTTGAGCGGGTGAACGAAAATGATTCTTGGTTTCCTAATATAGAAGAAGGCATCACAATAGAGGATATTAGAAAAGTGGAAATGCCTGATGAAGAATTTAGTATAAAATTAAAGCTTCCCATTGACCAAGTTGAATGGCTAAAGAATCAGAAAAGGGCACGATTGAATGAACTTTTTAAAGAGGTCATTTATGATTTGTGGAAAAAAGGATATAGAGATGGAGTATGAAAATGAATTCAAGGATGAAATGGAACTCAAAACATAAAGAGCGCCTGGATCAACAGAGGCTACCTGAACCAAATCCTAGAATAAAGAATCTATCTGCCTATTTAACTGGTGGTAGGGCCCTTGATCTTGCTTGTGGTCTAGGGGGTAATAGTATTTTTCTTGCACAATTGAACTATGAGGTCGAAGCGATTGATATTTCGGAAGTCGCTATCCGTTATATTCAAGAACAGGTTACAAGAGATAATCTCACAATCCACCCAAAAGTTTGTGACCTTACGGAATTAAACAATCAACATTGGCGTAACCAAACTTTTGATTTAGTAGTCATTACATATTTCCTTGATCGCTCATTATTTCCCTTTGTTAAGAACCTCGTAAAAGAGGAAGGTTATTTTTTTATGGAAACCTTCTACCAGTCCCCGCAGAACGAGAATCAGGGAGTGTCGAATCAGTATAAGCTGCAGCCTAAAGAGTTGTTAACTGAATTTAGCGATTGGAAAGTACTGGTTTTTGAAGAAAATGAACAAGAAGGTAGGCAAGTTATATTTTGTCAGAAACCGTAGGAAGATATCCTAGCGGTTTTTTTGTGCTTCCTGCAATTGT comes from the Neobacillus sp. PS2-9 genome and includes:
- a CDS encoding aldolase catalytic domain-containing protein, producing the protein MEQHSKILDCTIRDGGLVNNWDFSVEFVQDLYNGLSEAGVEYMEIGYKNSPKLLKATEPNPWRFLDDNFLKEIIPVKKFTKLSALVDIGRVDPNDILPREHSVLDMIRVACYIREVDKGLELVQMFHDLGYETSLNIMALSSVPEQQLIKAFELVKESPVDVVYIVDSFGSLDPTDIEHQVKKFKAMVPNKQLGIHTHNNMQLAFANTLTAIRNGVTFLDSSVYGMGRAAGNCNTELLVSYIQKSSYEIKPVLGVIEKHMLEMRQKWEWGYIIPYMISGVLNEHPRVAMAYRDSTDRDKFVDFYDKVTSPEVSVATATK
- the purU gene encoding formyltetrahydrofolate deformylase — protein: MNSYIKNQIELFQEKNKNRGCLLVSCPDQPGIVSAISKFLFSYNANIIESSQYSTNPEGGTFFIRIEFECPGLKEKAKEIEKQFAEIVDKFSMKWNFTHVYHVKKAAIFVSKELHCLLELLWEWQSGDLMTDIALVISNHENAREVVEGLNIPFYYVPANKEIRGQAEERQLQLLREYEIDFVVLARYMQILSPKFVEGNPNKIINIHHSFLPAFVGARPYERAFNRGVKLIGATSHYVTNDLDEGPIIEQDISRVDHHDNVESLKKIGRKIERSVLARAVKWHIEDRIIVHQNKTIVF
- a CDS encoding cysteine hydrolase family protein; amino-acid sequence: MQNFLKPPALLVLDVQVGFDDPYWGKRNNLQAEDNILRLLTEWRKKKWPVIYSQHLSLLSYSPLNYKNKDGTEFKASIRPIAGEMVFQKNVNSAFIGTQLETYLHGQQIKSVVITGLSTQHCVSTTTRMSANLGFDTYMIEDAIAAFEITDHKGVKHSADEIHKIELATLNKEFATILTTDEFITQLLNKAQD
- a CDS encoding YqcI/YcgG family protein; the encoded protein is MSKLFKDAPASRNQLQQWKKTVLGKFQEKIKDKERLFPCIPATIGYSTNQLRYGFVGDPRRSATTDEVALLLSDYTKSSKEFGDFTSLIIFYETPNDLKETYTVEMFEQLFWEQLSGLSDIDDMEWPNQIPYDPHNPIWEFCFNGEQYFMYCATPSHMNRRSRHFDFFMLAITPRWVLRNFNKNVAFAKNIKSQVRKRLETYDSIDIHPDLNSYGLEDNFEWRQYFLRDDDSSLSKCPFHQFIEKE
- a CDS encoding methyltransferase domain-containing protein, translating into MNSRMKWNSKHKERLDQQRLPEPNPRIKNLSAYLTGGRALDLACGLGGNSIFLAQLNYEVEAIDISEVAIRYIQEQVTRDNLTIHPKVCDLTELNNQHWRNQTFDLVVITYFLDRSLFPFVKNLVKEEGYFFMETFYQSPQNENQGVSNQYKLQPKELLTEFSDWKVLVFEENEQEGRQVIFCQKP